From the genome of Prunus persica cultivar Lovell chromosome G8, Prunus_persica_NCBIv2, whole genome shotgun sequence:
attaagaacACTGGCTGTGCAACACGAATATTTTTTCCTCACATAACAagataaatgaataaataaataagctaATAGCTCCATAATTCAAAAGGCaagaggagaaaaaaataCGATAACAAGCTGTTGGGGGATCATACTACGGAAAGTTGCAGCCTCAGCCACTGGAACCAATCTTTTCCATTCTTCCGCCATTTCCAGCGtcatttggtttttcattttcttgcccatttctctctctctctctctctctctctctctctgtctgaaTGCATCAGTGCACCATAACCCTGAAATCCCCAATTCCATACCATGCACCCTCCTCCCAGTCTCACCCAATTTTTCCCCACAACCCTAGGCTAACCCAATCCCAATCCCACCCCATTTTGGCGCCAATCTGTACTCGCGCCCATTCCGTCTTCAACAGCACCAGAGGGCTTGACATCTCCGCGCCTAAACACACCTCGAACTCCAACTCCAACGCCATTAATGGCTCCGTACACGACTTGAAGTCCAAGAGCGTCGGTGTTAAAGACATAGACGTCGCCACTCTTGGCAATCTCTGCGTCGATATCGTCCTCAATGTTCCCAAATTGCCCCCGCCCGATGTCCACGACCGCAAAGCTTACATGGACCGCTTATCTGCCTCGCCGCCCGATAAGGTTTGCTTCACGCTCAGCTTCTGACTGTGTGCGTAAAAAGTTTagttcttttttgttgggtAATCTTTGTATTTCTTTCACTGTACCATTGAAATTAACCCATTTgagttttttccttttgatttcaATAAGTAAGTAggaaattttgtttatttttagaaCTGAAGTAAAAGAActgaatttgtttatttgttgggATTGTTGATTACAGCTTGCTTTGTGCTCAAGCTATAACTTTAGACTTCGTATAATGGTTaccgctttttttttttgggtgaaaataATGGTTACTGCTATTGGTTTGTCAAAAGTATGTTTTTTGCGTTATGTATTGTCTGTAAAGAACATTGATAATTTATACACGTCTGCTGATACATTCTTCAACTTTGATTATATGCTTCTACATTTAGCAATACTGGGAAGCTGGTGGAAACTGCAATATGGCTATAGCAGCTGCGAGACTGGGACTTCATTGTATTGCAATTGGCCATGTGGGTAACGAAGTATATGGGCAGTTCCTTATAGATGTTCTTCATGACGAAGGAATTGGTATGGTTGGCATGTGTGAAAATACCAACGTTGACAGTTCAAGTGCTTCTTATGAAACACTCTTATGCTGGGTTCTAGTGGATTCATTGCAAAGACATGGTTTTTGCAGGTAAATTCTtccacctttttcttttcttttagtcaTGGGCCTTCAGAAGATGCTTTCTGATTGCTGTCCTTCAGCAAGTTGGCATATGATTGGCAATCTGAATCACCCTGTTTTGTTCATCAGTCGGGCTGATTTCAGTAAGGATCCTGCATTCAGTTGGATGAGCAAGTTATCTGAACAAGTCAAGACAGCTATAAAACAGTCAAAGATTCTTTTCTGTAATGGTTATGGCTTTGATGAACTCCCTCCTGGTGTAATAGTCTCAGCTGTAGAGTATGCCGTTGAAGTTGGAACAGCACTTTTTTTTGACCCTGGACCTCGTGGAAAGAGCCTTTCTGCTGGTACAACTGAAGAACGAGGAGCACTTAGCCAGTTGTTGAGGATGAGTGACGTTCTTCTTCTAACTTCTGATGAGGTTTGACATTTGCTGATGGAAATTATTCTCTATGATAATCCAT
Proteins encoded in this window:
- the LOC18766305 gene encoding fructokinase-1; protein product: MHQCTITLKSPIPYHAPSSQSHPIFPHNPRLTQSQSHPILAPICTRAHSVFNSTRGLDISAPKHTSNSNSNAINGSVHDLKSKSVGVKDIDVATLGNLCVDIVLNVPKLPPPDVHDRKAYMDRLSASPPDKQYWEAGGNCNMAIAAARLGLHCIAIGHVGNEVYGQFLIDVLHDEGIGMVGMCENTNVDSSSASYETLLCWVLVDSLQRHGFCSRADFSKDPAFSWMSKLSEQVKTAIKQSKILFCNGYGFDELPPGVIVSAVEYAVEVGTALFFDPGPRGKSLSAGTTEERGALSQLLRMSDVLLLTSDEAESLTGIENPISAGQELLKQGVHTKWVIVKMGPRGSILITRSSISCAPAFKINVIDTVGCGDSFVAAIAYGFIHNMPAVNTLAIANAVGGATAMGCGAGRNVATLEKVIELMKASNLNEDDEFFDELLNENLDVQAIKSLSKLVIKGSENQPNCVSLQKVVSELLPKLKLTQLQKKVPC